Part of the Quercus robur chromosome 5, dhQueRobu3.1, whole genome shotgun sequence genome, AAACTGTCTTGGTAAATCCAGACTGAAGACCCATCACCAATCCTCCGCCTCATACCCCTCATAATGACTTCATGCCCTTTTATTATGCTCCTCCAAGCATAGGATTCATTTTTAACCTTGGCATCAAAAATTGATTCATGTGggaaaaatttttctttaaagaatctaaaaaataaagtgtCCTCCTTTTTTGCCAATCTCCACACTTGTTTGGCTAACAAAGcatcattaaatttttgtagCTCCCGAAAACCCATACCACCTTCATTTTTTGGCCTACAAAGCTTACTCCATTTCACCCAATGCACCTCCTTCTTTCACCcctttgaccccaccaaaatttacgAATCATAATCTCAATCTCATTGCATAAAGCGTTGGGGAGTTTGAAACAACTCATAGAATATGCTGGGATGGCTTGGATCACCACCTTCAAAGGAATCTCCCTACCAGCTTGAGAAAGGCATTTCCCCTTCCAATCTCTAATTTTGGACCACACTCGCTCTTTTATATAGAGAAGGCTAGCCTTCTTGCTTCAACCCACAAAGGAGGGAAGAcccaaatacttctcatatTGCTTGATCTCAAGTACACCTAGCAAGGAAATAATAACATCTTGCATCCCTTGTGGaacatttttgctaaaaaatagagTTGTTTTATCTCTATTTAGCTGCTGCCCAAATGCCCTCTCATAAGTCAAGAGGATGTTTAGAATATGCTAACATTCTTGGATAGAGGCCCTGCAAAACAAgagactatcatctgcaaaaaacagGTGGGTTAGTCTTGGGCAATTTCTACAAATGGAAATGCCCCTAATATTCCCAGATAGCACAGCTTGTTTCATTAATCCATGGAGACCTTCAGTGCAAAGGATAAAGAGGTAAGGTGAGAGAGGATCACCCTGTCTAATACCTCTAGTAGGGTGAATGGTACCTATAGGTTCCCCATTAATTAAAATGGAGTAAGAAATAGTGGTAATACACTCCATCATCAAAGCAACCCATTTCTCATGAAATCTCATCTTCCTTAATAATCCTTCCATAAAGCCCCATTCCACTCGATCATAAACCTTACTCATATCGAGTTTAAGAGCCATAAAACTTGTTTTTCCCGATTGGTGATGCATCATATAGTGGAGAGTTTCAAAGGCCATCAAAATATTATCAGTAATAACCTTTCCAGCCTGGAAGGCACTCTGATTTTCAGAAACAATAAAGGGCAGCACCTTCTTTAAGCGGTTGGCTAGAACTTTagacatcaatttgtaaattacattacataaactaattggtcaaaattcagaaataaactCAGGGCTCTTCACTTTAGGGATGAGGGTCACAAAAGTATGATTAAGATCATGTGGGATATGACAATTATTAAGATAGTTAAACACAGCATAAGTAACATCATCACCCATCACAGAACAAAAAGATTGGAAAAAAATAGGAGGCATAACATCCGGGCCCGGTGCCGTTAAAGGTTCCATGTGTTTTAAGGCAAGATCAACTTCCTCCCTAGTGAAATCTTTAATAAGCTCCTGGTTCATATCCGATGTTACCTTAGGTTCAACTGCTTCCAAGACCTAGTGTATGTCAGTAGGATGCGATGAAGTGAACAAGGACACATAAAAGCTGATCACAATCTCCGCAACTTGGCTGTCCAAAGTGCACCACTCATTATCACTATTTTTCAGTCCCTTAATTCTATTCCTCTTGTATCTATGCAAAGCCCTGTTATGGAAGTAACGGGTGTTACGATCACTCAACTTAAGAAATAGAGATCTTGCCTCTACGGCCACATCAAGCTCTCCTTTTCCAAGAGCTCATTTACCTCCAGTTGTACGACACTCACAGTGGTTGTATCGGACCCAGTAGCTGCTGCCCATTCAGCCTTGATCAACTCCTTAGTTTTTTCCTCCAATTGACATCTTATACTACCAAAAGAGGGTCTACTCTATTCTGTTAAGCTCACCCCACAATTCTTGATTTTTTGTGACACCACGAGCATGGTACTAATGTCTGAATTAGTTTCCCACATTGCTTTGACCGTGTCCCCACACCCTTCCTCCTTCAACCACATTTGCTCAAACCGGAATGGTTTATTCTGGCAAGCTATGATACCTTTCGGGCTAATAATAATCGGGTTATGATCAGAAGAATGGGCTCTAAAATGTTGCACCCGAGTTGCTTGGTTCAGTTCCAGCCAAGAAGTATTAGCGAAAGCTCAGTCTAGCCTTTCTAGCACTACACCTCCTAATCGTCTGCCTCGCCATGTGAATTTATGCCCAACATAACCCAAGTCTACCAGCTTACACTCATCCACCATATCACGGAAACCTCTCATCTCTGATTCGCTCCTTAGAGCTCCTCCAATTTTCTCATGCCCCCTTAGAATTTCATTAAAGTCACTGACTCAAATCCAAGGTAGgcaaaatttttgtttcacccctcattattttcttctttctaatttcaaataattgttaaaattgaataattcatTATCATTTAGTGGGTATATGCGCATATTTACTATTCATTACAAACGTTACTATTCATTAGATGCAAATATTTAACTATATTCAGCTATTCAAATTAATTTCAACTTttcgttttcttctttctaatttcaagtaattgaatatttaaacttttcatcttcctattctaaaaataaaaataaaaataaataaaataaaataaaaagtcttcttctcttcctccaaCCTTTCCCCTCCCTCTTTGCCTCTTTATCTCCCTACTACTCTTTACTTTACCATTAAACTTTCTTCACCATTTCccctttcttatattttaactcttcttctccctatgttattttgtataaatttgatatcatttatTCGAttcaattcataattttttccacacaaaaactgtaagtaccctctctctctctctctctctctctctctcgcttgatttttgttctttcttataactctaatttaAGTTgatggttttattattttttttttgtgttgtattttttaaatttgctaTCACAAATCACCCTTAtagctttggttgaattttggtttgggttaatatgtagttttttttttttttaaatagaaatttaagtatatatcaaaacaaaatatacatggcTATGAATTTAAATGTGCCTACCAATGGACTTCCACTGAACATAAATGTATTCACAATGTTTTTAGCTTCATATACATCTTTGGTAATGtgaatttgagaaagagaaaagggtaGGCAAAAGATGTATGGTCTTTCATAATCCCCTCTGTCTTGATGAAAGTGAAAGGCCTATTAGTCTCCTTTCTACTGGAAATTTGTATAGAAAGCCTTTTACTATAAGTTCCttgactttttgttattttgtaatCGCTTTATAGTCTATACTATGACAAAAAGtgaataaactttttttatttgtagagtatcaaaaaagtaaaaaaatattcagGAAAGTAATTTTGTTGCATCCCATGTGTttggtaaaatttcttttagaaatcttatatgtttttctcaaatctatttgttatttttattttggtaattttataacaaattagcACCTCCACCATCAAATTTTTAGTTAATCTGAACTTTCTTGATAAGCTTTTACTTTGCTTAGTTGATCACCTTTACTAAAAatgtcaaaaagaaaagaaaagaaaatataatttactatATATCATCATTAtgctattaatgtttttatgtataGATACTTAaggaactttttctttttgcattttattttattttatatttccactttataatatatgatttattgataACGATCTATTgcataattatctttatttactttttcaattaGTTTCAATTGTGCGGAAGAAATAGACATGGATCTaagtttttgagaaaaatatatctATAAGAGTTAAATCTCATTCATCtgtatagtaataaacaaagtATACATAGTTACAACTTGGTCTAATAGTTCTCacactatcaatttttttttaaaataaaattattgcatTGTGTTTTCATACATATCTCACTATATATAATACTTgactacaaaatatattttgttacactacaaaaaatttctaatttaaaaCATACAAATAGCacatattgaatttttaataatatacaatctaatatattaattcaataattatccaataaaaaaatcatatcaaaatTTCTCACATATCGCGTAGGTCTTcgactagtctatatatatatatatatatatataattgcagaagctgagagaaaatgagTTCCTAGAATTAAGGAGGTAATGACAAATAGGAAAAGTCCCTACTTAAAATTTAGACATGTGTAACTTTAAAAAGCGATACAttatattgttttcaaaatattaacacCGTTTGGCTGTACTTttttatattaacaaaaaaaaaaaactgttaaaagaaaaaaaaacacagaaattttaaaatatctgCCTATCTCTTCAGACTACttaacattttctctttcttaaaaaaaaaaaaaaaaaaaaaaaaaaaaaaaaaaaaaaaaaaaaaaaaaaaaaccctgccAATATTGCGAtacagagaaagagaaagggaaaaagGGGAAAAACCTACTCTCTGCACATCAGtcttcttaactttttttctctctaaaaaaaaccctagccatacTACGATAGAGGTGATCTTTTCACATCAAACTCCACTacgagaaaagaaaaaaaaagaaagacttgCACCATAGTGGAGATTCGATTGATCATCGCTATCCCCTTTTGAGTTTTCCAGGTatgttcttctctctctccctctccctctccttctctctatgattttttgttgttttgattcGGTTTTGAAACTTCTCTATGATTTCGGGATAAGTTTCTCCTGTTTCCGTCAATTTATGGAATATTCTAGATTTGTTTAGCGATTAAAACCCTATTGATCTTCTCTTCAGACTCTGCGAACCAGTGGATATTCGTATGGCTGGCCACTGCCATACCCTGCCGGACTTAGAGCATCACAATCGGCATCCGTCAAGGCTAAATACGATCAAACGCCCCATAGGTTTTGAGATACGGAGTTAGAGATTGGCGCTATTCTGACGAAAGGTATGCATCATTTCTGTTTGTTCATTCTACCTTTTTTGAGtgctttgttgtgaaaattggaCGAAATATATGCATTAATTCTCTGTGttcatttttccccttttggtGCTTTGTTGTGAAGATTGATTGTTCATATTTCTGCAAGAATTTTCCTGCATAATTTTGTTTAAGAACTATTGTTCGATAAATCTGTGTGCTGTGATTGATGTATGTGATATATTGATTCAAGTTTCAGATACTGTGGCTtgccatatatataattttatatgggtacaaacttgattcttaaaacctaaggtgtttgggttataattgattttgttttgtggatTTGGTGTGAGATTCAATTCTaatgtatattttgttgttGGTTAGATTGGATTGTAAGAGTTTGAAATCTGAAAGTGTaatgtatttttgttgttgtaacttTATGGTTGCTGGTAGgtgaattttcatttataaaacaaTGAATGTAATTACTATTAAATTGACAGAAATTGTTTGTAATTCATTTAGTAGATCATATTTGGTTGGAGCACACCTCTTTTTCTTTGAGTTTCATACTGTAGAATACTTACAAAGATTGTATGTGCAGCAGCCAATGTGGCATGACCACGAAACTGAAGCTGCAAAGGGGTATCAAACATttgattgaaattaaaattgtttGTTCAATGTTGTTCAAGATTATATTTCCTAAGAACTGAATCTATTTTCACCAAAATGTATAAATATTGTCTAAATTTGTTGGATTCTTTTTCATATGCAAAGTTTATGGTTCTTTGTTTTGATGTATTAATGTTTTTGCTTCCTAATTGTTTAATTGCACATTTGTTAGTAGAATAGTGACTATATTTATCTGTAAGCTCATGGAATTAATATGAAGCACTAAATACATACTAAAATTTAGAAGTTGGCAATTACAATTTACCTTAGGCTATTGGCTGTTTCTGTTATTTTGAATGGGTGTAAATATATACTAAGTTTACTTATTCATAAAAGTCACTGGTCATATGACATTGAactattatgttttatttacaaaatataatgtaaattttGCTTTAAGTTTTACTGTTTGATGtgctttaaatatttatttatatatatccttGGCTAATGGAAGCCAAATTCTTTACCATCATCATATTGGAAATAGGCAATAGcttattaaaaagtaaaacaatctttcaaattttttgcaactcaAACCATATTACAATGTTTGCATCCGCTTCTTTTATAGTCtctcttcatctttctttgcaattaattttggcttatttgtttttgtgaaattttactattcaatgTAGCTCAATGATTACATTATGTTGGTTTTGAAGGATTTGAATTTCTATTTGTGATGATTATGTAAtcattaatttcaattattatttcaCATCTTCATCgctttttttggttatttgtttgGTGTGTGTCTatctttcatctttctcttctgTCAGTTTAAAAAACCTTCTTAccctttcattttttgttgaaattcaGATTCGCTGAGTTTTTCCTGTCAAGTACTAATAATTCATAAATATGCCAAATTTTCGAGGGCCTCATTTACATTGTTGCTTCTcagtaattttgtattttcaatGACTTTTTTTCCCTCATGTGCTAATGTAGATCTATCATCTCTGCTCTGGCTTATAAGACAGTTGGTAGCTATTCAAGAAGAGCTACTTGATTAAATATAAAGGTCAGGCCAGCCTAATTTTcctttgttgcttttttttaatttgtatctCTTTATCATTTGTTaatgtttaattaaaaaaaactttaaacaaaaacaGTTTAAAAAAAGATgggttttagtatttttctttgaattctttggtctcaaaatatcatcattacttcttttttttttttttaatagcactGGGAGTATCGCCCTATTGAAAATAGATGTGTTTAGGAAAGGCCTAGGAGAAAATAGAACTATGACAAATTTAGAAAATACAGCTACTGATTGGATAATCAAGTTTCAAGAAAGAATAAtatcatcaaaaaaatttagtgtaaAGTGTGTGCTCAATACTTGATATATTCTTTTTGTTAACATTTAGAGTTATGTTTGtgcttttgttttaaatgcttAGCAGAGATTGATGGGGTAGATGGCAATGGCAAGGCcaacattagatttttttttgaatcgtTTTAACTTTTATTCAGTTTTAAAATCAATTTGACTTCTAAAGTAAATTTGTAAAGTCAATTCAACATTAGATATTTGGCTTTTAGTTTGACTATTATTGGTTTCTAAAGTCAATTTGTATTTTAAGAGTGTGATATGCTCCCAAGAATTTGTGAATTTGTGAATTTGACTATTATTGGTTGAATTGTGGGTTACTTTGCAAAGCCAGCCATTTCAAAGTGAACAATTTGCAATCTTAATGGCTATTCTGGCATTTTGCAGAACAGGGGGTGTAGAAATAGGTATGTAACATTTAGTTTCCTTTATCTAATTCTTTATTGTTAGCTCACCAAAAACGTAAATATACTTTCAAACCATTAATATTGAAACATCTCAGGCTTTTATTTTGTTGCTTTGTTGAGAAACTTTAATAGGCAGAACAGTCATAACTGATTTTCTTACTCCCTGAAGAAATATCTTCTAAGAGTGGGCCACAACTTTACTTGCAATGTTAAGGCTGATTAGTGTTTTAGTGTCTTAGCTATGTCCGAGTCGATTGAGATGGCTCTATTAGAATCATACACTAGCATAAGTGGTTTACAAGAGATTTGAGAGGCAGATGAACTCTCTGCAATGAACTATATGAAAACTTTGACATCAAGCCTCCTAAGGTGTTTCTTTCCCTCCTTTTATCTCTAATTTACAATATAAAGgcattttcatataaatttatgtCACGGCCTTCATCATTTAGTACATATTCAAACTCCTCTGAGTAAATATTTAACGTTGAATTGattataattagttttttttttttttttttttataaattttgtagatttatttttagtttcaactaaattaatgacttttctATGCAGATTTGCAATCTTCCTATCTCCTCTCACATTGTTTTGCCAATAGCAATCCACTATTAGTTTTTTTgctctctttgattttatttatttttatttctttcagtaaatttgtaattatttttggcTGATCCGAAGTTTGTTTGGCTATGCATTTGATCTGAGCTTGATATGGTTTTTCATGTGATTAGGTTTCAATCAAATGAGAAACCAGTTAGTGAGATGTAATGAATTGTCTAACCATGCAAAGCCTCTTTTAACAACTTGGTGTAGGATTGCATCTAAAGGAAAAATCGAAAATGGTTGCTCTTGATGTTGTTAATAAGGAAGTTGTTGATCTGCCatgttcttttaaaaattatactctGTTATCATAGTTTActtattatttaaaagaaaaaaaaaagctttatagTTAGATGATGTTGTTAATTGCTTTGAAGAATGGTCTATTGGAGAATAGAAGTACATATGTGATGTGATTTGAACAGagtaatgtttaaaatttttaggggATATTGGATACTATATGCTTAAATATACTAAATTATTTAGGTTTGAATGTATGTAGTAGAAGTATGAGAACTAAGTTTATGTTGGTTGTTAGAGCCATTTCTTGGGTTCTTCTTTTACAGATTTACGCATTTCTCTACTAGATACGATGGTTTGgtattttgcaagaagagataCCGAATCATATTGAAAGGTTTAGGTTAGCCTGACTTTccttttgtctctcttttttttgggttacgtttttttcatttgatgtcTTTGGGTTTGAATTAGTTTTTTCCTTGCACAATATAGTCAGAATTGTTCTTGAAGTATTTggtttcaattaaattttttttcttcagtaaaTTGACCTGTAAAAGTATTGTTTgtcttatttttcttaaagtttggaacttcactttttaattcctttgtaccttttcctttgtcttggtattttaaaagtttatgtGTTTTCATTATAGATAAAAGTCTATGTTACAAAAAAACTATAACGAAAGcagttgatgaagaagaaattagtaagcatgtatttatatattttttttgtgtcttaGTAAATGGGTAACATTTGTTCAACGGGATTTGGATCTGAATTTAACTTGGTAGTTGTTCCTAATTGATAAACTCTCTTTTGAGTCCAGATTGTTCGATTAAAATTCCCGAAGGAccaaaaatcttttttgttACTTGCCAAAACTTGCAAATCATCCAATCCTATTTCTTAAGATATGTGGGTcagtttttgggtattttactattcagtgtAGCTCAATGATTACATTATGTTGGTTTTGAAGGATTTGAATTTCTATTTGTGATGATTATGTAATCATTAATTTCAGTTCTTATTTCACATCCTCAACgctattttttgttatttgaaattgaattaaaatCCGGACATCTATTCTCTTTCATTCAATGTTTTGGCCTCAAGTTataatctttaattatttaCACATAATATTTAACAATGCTTTTACTTGGTTCTTATTTAGAATAGCATTTTGTTATTTCCTATTggcttttcttttatatatggtTGTTTGAGCCATTTCTTGGGTTCTTCGTTtatctcacttttcttttctgattgtctttaCGTTTAGTAAGATGGATGGTTTAAGAACAGAATGTTCGAGgagtaaaattattttgtaatttttagtaagtaaaattttttatttttaatgttaattactgagtttttaatgtaaattttattgttatttccttattgatatatgtctttaatTTACTAGAATGCTAATAagtctttgtttcttttaatttttgtactgcTCAGACTATTACACTCAGTTTATTGGGAGGCTTTTTAAAATGTTGTTgttagctttatttattttgtttacctatttatttttattgtgtgtCATTCATATTGTTTGACAAAGGAGCTGagaaaattatttctaaaactGCAAAAGAACTTGCAGAGATGCAAGAAGAggtaatttcatatataaatgtCAGTcccatggttgtcaaaatcccgATCTGGATCCTACGATcctacgattttacgatcccacctacCCAAAACGATCTAAATCTTTCAAGGATCTTTGCGATCGTTCAATATCGGTAGGATCGTACGATTCTGATGATCCCAAACAACCTTGGTTTCTTGTAATCTTATTTAACTTAACAAAAGGCTCAGTTggacccaaattaaaaataaaatcccaataGACCAAGTTTTTCCACTCTAATGTATAGAGAGTGTCAGTtagactcaaataaaaaatattctaataaaGTATCACATTTTGAGGTGTTTGGCATCTTTAAATAATGCTTACAAATGAATGTAGTGGTGTATGGTAATTATATCaataaatgtataatttatgtgattatttaacataccaatgtgtattttttgtttttttctcaaataatgtaggatcttacgatccgCGATCCGATCCTACGATTTACGATCCTACCTACCTCCcacgatcctacgtaggatcccgattttgacaaccttggtcAGTCCTACatatttattttctgaaaactgAAGTTTTAATACTTTCTTACCAATGTTgcatgtatatttatatatattgctaaTAGAATGATACTTTGTTTATACAGATGTTGAAATTAGATGAGAATACTTTACCAAAAgagattcaaaaaataattggcAATGAATATTTGTTCCAACTGCATCTTGATGAATATAATTTGAagtatggaaaagaaaattacacggtctcaaaaattttggagatGGAAGTTTTACATAAGCAAAAAGACTCAAGTAAAGTTGAAGAACATCAGGTGATTGAAACATACTTACTTCAACCTGCTTACTATATGATTCAAACATTAGTCTACACATAATCTACTTTACATATCTAACTGATACATAACAATGCAAATTATTGCAGGAAACAATGGAGGAAATTGTAAGAAAATCAAGGAAGGACAAGTACATAGCcaatcaaaaaatagaaataggagAAACATCTGTTCAAAGACCTGAAAGAATGCCGCTCCAAATGCTTCAAAAACGTCAAAAAAGTACTAAGCAAATTgctacaaagaagaaaaaaaactgaacTCTATTGTATATACTACCTTACTCTAGGAATCTTTATGTATTTCATAgtattgttaattattatttttttgcctttagaAGAGTAAACTGAATGTACTGACTAAAGCTGACAAATTAGAACAACGTTACTAtaaaatgtaattatatttCACAATTTGGTATGTTAGACACTGTGATGGCCCAAAATGGTTGATTTCAAAGTGTATAAGCTGAATGAAGAATGTAGACAACAAGATTtgctttattaaaataaatagattttcCCCTATTGTTCTGTTATTGTAAAGTAAAAAGTTATGTGTGTCATTATAGTGTATGTAATTGTACTATGGCTATTTGGAACAGTTATATATCTGCTTGAATACATCAAAATTTCCCTTATAATGTCAATTGTGCTATTTTTCCTTCTCAATTGCTTAATAGAACACTATGGAGTTTTAcctaagaaatataaaaaattaaataatttctctttccatttcttttcctctcttcctttttattttaaaagaaatataaagatATCTAATTTTTACAACTTTATTACTTCTAATGAAACCATTTTTATAGCTATACACAGTAGAGTTGTAATGACTAAGAGTCTTAAcaatgtataatatatatttaaagcaATTACCTGTATTTTCTTCTACTTATGAGATTTTAAATGATCCCGCGCATCGCGCAGGTTAAAcactaatctatatattactaaaagctaaaacgtagcatttaatgttgctacgctcacgttgagccacatcagcagcCATGTCATTTCTatcatattttttgtatttgttcaaaaatttaaaaatagtttttaaaatactaaaaaatataaaataaatcccACCCATATCTCCACCATAAAGCCcacttctttttaatttaattccCACCCCTTTCTCCACCATAAAGACCActtcttattaatttaattccaccataaagcccaaaCTCAAAGCCTTTTCAACCTAAACCCTTCCCCACCTTTTGTTTCTCACACAAACCCCTTTGTCAAACCCTTTTTCACAGTTTTAAACTTTCTGTTTTCCGTTTCTTTTTGTTGCATGGTTTCGAATTCCTTCCCCTTCTCCTTCCCCTTCCACACATTTTGTTTCTCCC contains:
- the LOC126726680 gene encoding uncharacterized protein LOC126726680 → MQEEMLKLDENTLPKEIQKIIGNEYLFQLHLDEYNLKYGKENYTVSKILEMEVLHKQKDSSKVEEHQETMEEIVRKSRKDKYIANQKIEIGETSVQRPERMPLQMLQKRQKSTKQIATKKKKN